TTTACTGAGGGCTCGATGGATCGCAACTCTCAGCTGGTTCTGAGCTCACAGCAAGTCTAAAGGGAGAAGACCCCTAGGATCCCCATATTCtagcaaatgaggaaactgaggctccgaggggtatttcttgcccaaggtcacacagctagggagCAGGAGAGCCAGCTGGAAGTCAGGTCAGGCTGGCCCTCTCCAACCCCACCCATGCTCTTGACCCTGGTGTTGCATCAGGAAAGCCACCCCCATCTAAGACATGAAGGCAAATAGATCTGGCAGTACCTTACTGACAGTACCTGGAGTGTCTTGATTTGGAGGACTCTCAATTTGGGTCCCATAAAGAGGGAGGGGAACCTAGCTCACCGTCCGCACCCCTACCTCTCTAGGTGGCTGCTAAGCCTTCTCCCCATTTAGACCTTGGCTCCCTCTTCTGTAAGGCAGGAAAAGGGGATCATGCGTGGGACCCAGGAGCCTGGGGCCTGGCACAGAAACCCACTCAGTTATCAAGagctgttttgattattaaaccaatttttttcttgaaaacctCTATCTCCCACCCCCTGGGTTTCTGGATTGaaaccccagctccacccattcctagccgtgtgaccttggggaaaggtctctttgcctcagttttcccgTCTGGAAAATGGAGGTCTTATTTCCTGCCCTGAGGGAAAGTTGTGAGAGGGAGCTGAGCGTGGCAGGTGGCAGGTGCCTAGCACACTGAACTGGATCACCTGCTCAGCAAGGCCTTCCTAACCCCAGTAATAAAATAACACCCCCCCCATCCATcactctgctctttttttttttctttttttttttgcggtacgtgggcctcgcactgttgtggtctctcccgttgtggagcacaggctccggacgtgcaggcccagcggccgtggctcacaggcccagccgctccgcggcatgtgggatcttcccggaccggggcacgaacccgtgtcccctgcatcggcaggcgaactcgcaaccactgcgccacctgggaagccctctgCTCTAACTTCTAAGGTTTTCTTGAAGATTcttcaaacacaaagaaaattcccAAGTACTTATCATCCACTGCACGGATTTTCCTTGCTTCTTGTCTGTCCACCCACCTCTCTGAACAccagcttcctgagggcagggagtcTCGCCTCTTACTGCTGCCTCTCAGCTCCTGGAATAGAGCCTCTCCCCCAGCAGGTGTCCAGCCAGCAGCTGTGAACAGCACCTGCTCTGACTTGCCTGACACACTAACCCCTGGCCCTTCTCTTCTCTGCAGAACGCGAGGACCTGAAGGCCTTGAGCTGCCTCCGCTGCGGCCGACAGTTCACGGGAGCCTGGAAACTGCTGCGCCACGCCCAGTGGGACCACGGACTGTCCATCTACCAGACGGAACCCGAGGCCCCAGAGGCCCCGCTGCTGGGCCTGGCCGAGGTGGCTGCTGCCGTGTCGGCGGTGGCGGGGCCAGAAGCCGAGGCCAAGGGCCTCCGGCTGGGTCCCACCCGGCGGAGCCCCACCTGCCCCGTGTGCAAGAAGACCCTCAGCTCCTTCAGCAACCTGAAGGTGCACATGCGCTCGCACACTGGCGAGCGGCCCTACGCCTGTGACCAGTGTCCCTATGCCTGCGCCCAGAGCAGCAAGCTCAACCGCCACAAGAAGACCCATCGGCAGCAGCTACGGCCCCAGAGCCCCTGCGTGGCCGATGCCAGTCGAGAGCAGGCGTCCGCCGCCCCTCCGGAGCCGGCCGCCCACGCCGCCGCCCCGGCCAGCCTCCTCCAGTGCAGCGGCGGAGAGGGGGCCGGAGCAGCCGCCACGGCGGGGGTCCAGGAACCTGGGGCTCCTGGCGGTGGGGCCCAGGTGGGCCCCGGCGTGGACGGCTGGGGAGCTGACACCAAGGAGCAGAGAACCGACCCCGAGAAGAACCAGAAGACGTCACCCAAGAAGACGCTGAAGCCAGCGGGCAAGAGCCGGGGTCCCGGGCCCGGGGGCAGCTGTGAGTTCTGCGGGAAGCATTTCACCAACAGCAGCAACCTGACAGTGCACCGGCGCTCGCACACGGGCGAGCGGCCCTACGCCTGCGAGCTCTGCTCCTACGCCTGCGCCCAGAGCAGCAAACTCAACCGCCACCGCCGCATGCACGGCCTGGGGCCTGGCGGGCCCCGCTTCAAGTGCCCCCACTGCTGCGTGCCCTTCGGCCTGCGGGCCACCCTGGACAAGCACCTGCGGCAGAAGCACCCCGACGTGGCTGGGGACGCCTGAGCCGCAGGAATGCCCCCTGCGGCCCCCCGCACCGCCGTGAACCGCTTCTGTGACCTCCCTGTCCTTCCCCTGCAAGTaaatcccccccccccactgttACACACACTTTTGGACTCTGGCTTTCTTGGGGTGTCTGAGGTGGGGCGGGAGGCTTCACTCCTTGGGGTGGACAGCTGGACAGACCGGTTTGGAACGAGGGGGTGAGGGGAAAGGCCAGCACCCAGTGCCTGGGGCACAGCAGGACTGGCACCGAAAGCTGTGCTCCTGGTTCCCGACGTGGGTGTGGGCGAGGCCAGGGCAGCGGCCGAGGCAAGAGCTGGGAGAGGCCTGGACCTGTCACCACAGGCCCCTGGGCAAAGTCCTGGCCCATCGTTCCCACCACGTTGCATCCCTGCCCTCACTGAGAGTGGCAGGAGTTCTGATTACCAAGGAGCCTCCGGTCCAATGCCCAGACGTGGGTGGGACCTCCACCTGGGCCTCAGCTGGCCTTGGCTGGTGGGCACTGGAGTTTGGGAGCCCTGCACCAACCACACGGACGACACGGAGGCCAGGTGAAGAGAATTAAATAATGTGTGATTTTATTCCATTAGAGATAAAATCAGCAGCATCACAGCTTGAGCCCTCGCCCCACCCCCTCATGCCTCTGCCCCGCCACGCTTCTGCCTAATGTCGGTAATGGGGGCTTCGGGATCTGGACCTCGAGCgcctggagagagagaggggagagagaggccccatgagggctgggcaggaggcagggagcCCTGCTGTGTAGGCACGTGCGCACATACACCGACACGCTCGGGACCACTGGGGCTTCAGCGATGGGGAATTCAGCTGCAGAGAGGGATGTTCCCGAGGGGTGAGGCCAGGCCCTATGACTGGAGGGGACTGGAGGGGGCTGCGTCAGGACGGAGCAATCAGGGCTGGGACCTCGTGCCAAAGGGCAACTGTGATTTCCCAGGGAGCTGGGCCAGCCTGCTTATTACCTTCTGGAAGAGCTGTATTCTCGACCTGGAAAGAAAGGATGGGTGAAAACAAAGTAAGTGCCCAGGACCAGGAGTGGGCTCCAGGGCTGGGCTTCCAGTGTCTCCAGCTAAGGCAGCGCCGGCGCTTCCGGCGCGTCCGCTGCTGGACGCTACCTGTGCCCCTTGGCCCACACCCACGCGCTAAGAATGAGCTTTTCTTCCAATTCCTCTAAGTCCCTTGTGACTGAAGCAATCAccgtgtgttgtgtgtgtgacttaaaagttttaatttatagAAGGCTGATGTGGAAAAAATGTAccatgggttttttgtttttttgtggttttttttgcggtacgcgggcctctcaccgttgtggcctctcccgttgcggagcacaggctccggacgcgcaggctcagcggccatggctcacgggcccagccgctccgcggcatgtgggatcttcccagaccggggcacgaacccgtgtgccctgcatcggcaggcggactctcaaccactgcgccaccagggaagccctaccatggTTTTTTTTGTAACCCAGTTTGACTTCTCTTCTTATAATGCCACAGAGCCTCCAGCCCGGCTCTCCAGACCAAGCGACCACGAGGACACTCACTGTAACGGGGGGGAGGGCGAGCGGCTCTGCCGGCTGTACTGGCGTTcccattcttctctctccttctctcggCGTTCCCGTTCCCTGCACGGGGAAGGGGAGGCAAACCAGGGGAAGGGGTGGGCATTCGGCTGGCGATAACACTGAACTGAACTCGATGGCCGGCTGGGTCCCTGTCAGGGCAGGTGCCGCCGACAACCTAGTCCAGGTGGAAGAATAAGCCAAGGGGGCATGTCCTGCTCCTCTCCTCACTTGGAAATGAGGGCACTGAACTCGGAGAGGGGATACTTACTGGCTGGCAGAGCCAGCATCTGAATCCCAGTCTGCCTGGCGATGAAAGGCTTGCTGAAGGGCTGGAGAGTTCGATAATTTCCTGTCACACTCAGGGCACAGCCTCAGAACAAAGGGACTTACATGCTAAGTGCTTAACTGGTCTTTGTCAGAAGGACCAGGATTTGCAACCCCAAGGGCTACATTTACTGGGTGCCTTCGTGCCTGGCTCTGATCTCACGGAATCCTCCCCACCAGCCTAAGAGCTGGGACAAGTATTCCATCCCCATTCGGTAGATAAGCAAACTTAGGCTTATCTATAGGCCGAAGGCTCAGACAGGAGGAAGGCGCACAGCTGGTGGGTAGCAGAGGCAGGATCAGAACCCAGATCCGACTGACTTACAACGCTGAGTCCCTAGGCACTCTGCCCCTCCACCCCACGATGGAGCACATGGCAGCCCTGGAAGCCCAGCACGTGATGTGCCTGTAATAAACAACTAACAGCAGCAGCTGCAACCATCAAGCCTCCCCACATGCTGGGAACCACACAACAGGTGCCTTAGCGGGAGAACCCCATGGAGGTGGCTGCCTCGTTACGTCTATCTCATATAGTGAGTCCTGGCTCAGAGAGCTTAAAGTGCTTGTCCAAGGACCCACAGCAAGCGCAGGGTGGAACCAGAAACAACAGGTGACCCGACCCAGCGACTGACCAACTCTCCTCTCTGCCAACACCAAGCACTACGGCCTCCAGTTCTGCCCATGGGTACTGGGTGGGCTGAGACTTTACGGACACTAATCCCTGAGTAACCCTGTGCAGTTGGCACCAAGGTCTGTTCAGACTCTGGGCCAGTGCCCACCCCAGGGCCACACAGTCAGAGAGGCGGAGCTGGGAATGAACCCCGAGTCTGCCTGACCCAGGCTCTGAGCCACTCAGCTCTGCAGGGGAAGAGTCAAGGTGAGAACTGGAGCAgaatgggagaggggagaggcccTGGCTCCCAGCGCGGGGCCGGCTTGCATTCAGCCGTTCCGTCTGGCAAACGTTTATCGAACACCAGTGTTCTAGGGGCAAAGCACACAGCAGGAACCCAGCAGCCACACGCGACTTCTTAACGGGGACACGAACAAGAATGAGTGAAGGACACGGACAGTGCACACTGGGATACCAGGTGCAGATTAGTGCCATGAAGAAAAGCAGAGTGGGGCTGGAGGGTGTCGTGTTTTGGGGTGCTACTCCACAAAGGATGGTCAGGAAGGACCCCTGAGTTCAGCAAGGGAGGGAAGTGGGTGGGTATCTTGGGAACAGCAGGAAAGGTAACCCAAGCTGGAGGCTGGCGGAGCTGGGAGGAGGTCACAGTGGCCGAAGTAAgctggggatgggaaggagactGGGGGACAACATGAAACCCAGGCGAGGGCTTTGATTATTTTCATCCACCCAGAGGGATCGGCCAGGGCTCTGGATCGGAGCAGGTGGTGGGGAACGCAGGGCAAgccagaggcaggtgggagggaaggggtctTACTTCATACGGATCTTGCGGGCCATGGCTCGAAGCTCGTCTTCCCGCTCCTACGGCAGAGATGGCAGGATGGCAGGATGGCAGGATGGCAGTGAGGGCGGGGCCGGGCCGGCACCCTTGTGAGCCCTGTGCCCTCACCCCAACCCGTACCTGGCGCTCATGCTCCTGCTGGATCATCTTCTCCTGAGCTGCCTTCTTATCTGCCTTGActgtggggagggggacacagtGATGAGGGGTGCCCTCAAGCCCCCGCCCCCGAGATGCGGAAGctgagctcagagaggccaaCCAGACTGCCAAGGCCCTAAACGTGGTGGCCGCAGGGCAGGTGCACACCCACTCCTCCCCAAAGGGCCTCCTATCTGGCAAAGGGCAGGGCCTCCCCACGGCCAGGCcagaaggaggaggggcaggggagcccTGCAGGGGCAGGTGGCGGGACATACACTGCCTGTTCAGTGCCTTCTGCATCCTCAGCTTCAGCTTCTCCTGTGGCGTCAgcttgggctggggagggggagaagaggcaggagaccgGGTGGGTGTCCCGGAGCTTCCACAACCCACCTCATCCAAGAGCCTGGGACTTGCGGGGGCATGTGTGGAGGACGGGCAGGCTGTGGAGACTGGCCACGAGGGTCTGGGAGCCCCAGTGGACAgttgaggagggaagggaggcacAGATCTCAATCCCCGGGGCTGGATCTCCCGGCCCACCCGGGCCCCCCTGCAGGCCCACCGGGCCCAGCTCTCGGGCACTGCTGCTGGCGGGAATTACACGGGCGAGTTCCAAATTCTTACTGACTTTGGCAGCTCCTGTCTCTTTACCAGCGGCAGGTTCGGTCCTGGGAGGAAGAAAAACCAGCTGCCACCTTCGACCTCACGCGCCCTCAGCACTGCCCTCAGAGCAGACAGCCAAGGCCATGGGACCCTAACACCCCCCAGGGAGAAACCAGGTCCCTCCTGAACCCTGCAGGACAGGGCCATGTCCCCCTCTGACCCCCGACCCAAGGCAAGGGCGTGACTCCTCAGAGCCCCTAAGGGCAGAGCTGTGGGCCCCTCAGACCTCCCAGGACAGGACCAAGTTCCTTCAAAAAGAGCACAGTGGAGTCACCCTGCTCACCCGAGCTCACaatccccttcccccagccctgccccactcACTTTTTCAGCTTCTCGCCCACAGCGGGGGACGCTGCTGGCCTGCCCAGCTTCTCCCTTGGGGGCGACGGCGAgtggctgcggctgcggctgggGCTGCGGCTGCGGCTCTGGCTGCGGCTGCGGCTCTGGCTGGGGCTGCGGCTGCGAGTCAGGCTGCGACTTCGGGACGGGCTGAGGGACCAGCTGCTGCGGCTGCGGCTACTGCTGTGGTGCCGGGGCCCCCGGCCGCCCCGCCTGTACCGGTCCCCTGAGCGGGAGCGGCTCCTGGGGGTGCggtgaggcaggagagaggcTGTGAGGCTCCAGGGACCCCAGGTGCGCAACGCC
Above is a window of Phocoena sinus isolate mPhoSin1 chromosome 19, mPhoSin1.pri, whole genome shotgun sequence DNA encoding:
- the ZNF296 gene encoding zinc finger protein 296, whose amino-acid sequence is MSRRKAGCMPRRREPAPAANSDDEMEMPDLFIDVKLEPDPRPLQARRLGPFNPKEMPAPGRLEGEPRHSPGPVPAGGLFHALGLRNQWAPWTPLTPHLPDRQPWTDKHPDLLTCGRCLQTFPLEAITAFMDHKKLGCQLFRGPSPRQSSEREDLKALSCLRCGRQFTGAWKLLRHAQWDHGLSIYQTEPEAPEAPLLGLAEVAAAVSAVAGPEAEAKGLRLGPTRRSPTCPVCKKTLSSFSNLKVHMRSHTGERPYACDQCPYACAQSSKLNRHKKTHRQQLRPQSPCVADASREQASAAPPEPAAHAAAPASLLQCSGGEGAGAAATAGVQEPGAPGGGAQVGPGVDGWGADTKEQRTDPEKNQKTSPKKTLKPAGKSRGPGPGGSCEFCGKHFTNSSNLTVHRRSHTGERPYACELCSYACAQSSKLNRHRRMHGLGPGGPRFKCPHCCVPFGLRATLDKHLRQKHPDVAGDA